One window from the genome of Malus domestica chromosome 01, GDT2T_hap1 encodes:
- the LOC114823235 gene encoding elongator complex protein 6-like isoform X2, translating to MEQGGGLLDEALGDLSRRVVLLEDCVDTSAAFVLHHILKRSLSQPPHSTSNAVVFVAFAHPFSHYDRILRRLGCNLAAQRDNNRFFFLDMLMDCPGEKIRRREKQ from the exons ATGGAGCAGGGAGGAGGCTTATTGGACGAAGCGCTAGGGGATCTCAGCCGCCGCGTTGTGCTCCTCGAAGACTGCGTCGACACTAGCGCCGCTTTCGTCCTCCACCACATTCTCAAGCGCTCTCTCTCTCAGCCTCCCCACTCCACGTCCAACGCCGTCGTTTTTGTTGCCTTCGCCCACCCCTTCTCTCACTACGATCGCATCCTCCGAAGACTC GGTTGCAATTTGGCTGCACAGAGGGACAATAATAGATTCTTTTTTCTTGACATGCTTATGGACTGCCCAGGTGAGAAAATCAG
- the LOC103433122 gene encoding probable serine/threonine-protein kinase PBL7: MSWFLCSGKLSRKAAKKKKLKNKKTEDQISSISEQLKANLGPSVKEAPKDGGSGHIAAHTFTFRELAAATKNFRADCILGEGGFGQVYKGRLESTNQVVAIKQLDSNGLQGNREFLVEVLMLSLLHHPNLVNLVGYCADGDQRLLVYEYMPLGSLEDHLHDLPPDGKHLDWNTRMKIAAGAAKGLEYLHDKASPPVIYRDLKCSNILLGEGYHPKLSDFGLAKLGPVGDNTHVSTRVMGTYGYCAPEYAMTGQLTLKSDVYSFGVVLLEIITGRKAIDISRAAGEQNLVTWARPLFRDRRKFWQIADPMLQGQYPVRGMYQALAVAAMCVQDHPNMRPVIADAVTALSYLASQKYDPEARQSHTSHTASSTPRSRRELLNS, translated from the exons ATGAGTTGGTTCCTGTGTTCTGGCAAATTAAGCAGAAAAgctgcaaagaagaagaagctcaaGAATAAGAAGACAGAAGATCAGATCTCATCAATTTCAG AGCAACTGAAGGCAAATTTGGGACCATCTGTAAAGGAGGCTCCAAAGGATGGAGGCTCCGGTCACATTGCAGCACATACATTTACATTTCGAGAATTGGCAGCTGCAACAAAGAACTTTCGAGCAGATTGTATTTTAGGTGAAGGAGGTTTTGGTCAAGTATATAAAGGGCGCTTGGAGAGCActaatcag GTAGTGGCTATAAAGCAACTTGATTCCAATGGGCTTCAAGGGAACAGGGAATTCCTTGTCGAAGTATTAATGTTGAGCCTACTTCACCATCCCAATCTTGTGAACTTGGTAGGCTATTGTGCTGACGGGGATCAGAGGCTTTTGGTATACGAGTACATGCCATTGGGTTCTTTGGAAGACCATCTGCACG ATCTACCGCCAGATGGAAAACATCTTGACTGGAACACGAGAATGAAAATAGCTGCTGGTGCTGCAAAGGGCTTGGAGTATTTGCACGACAAAGCTAGCCCCCCTGTTATTTATCGTGATCTTAAATGCTCAAACATTTTACTTGGTGAAGGATACCATCCTAAGCTATCGGATTTTGGCTTGGCAAAGTTGGGTCCTGTGGGAGATAATACTCATGTTTCCACTAGGGTGATGGGAACCTATGGATATTGCGCCCCTGAATATGCAATGACTGGTCAGCTCACATTGAAATCAGATGTATACAGCTTCGGGGTTGTTCTTCTGGAAATCATTACCGGAAGAAAGGCAATTGACATTTCCAGGGCTGCCGGTGAACAGAATTTGGTCACATGG GCCCGCCCCTTGTTTAGAGATCGGAGGAAATTTTGGCAAATTGCTGATCCAATGCTCCAAGGTCAGTATCCGGTGAGAGGAATGTATCAAGCTCTTGCCGTGGCTGCAATGTGTGTCCAGGATCACCCTAATATGCGACCTGTCATAGCGGATGCAGTGACAGCCCTTAGTTACCTTGCTTCCCAAAAATATGATCCTGAAGCACGGCAATCACACACCTCTCACACAGCATCGTCCACTCCTAGGTCTAGGAGGGAACTTCTAAATTCATAA
- the LOC103433130 gene encoding uncharacterized protein has translation MKMKFAAKVSLNPLGAYEHKRDAYGFAVRPQHVQRYREYASIYKEEEEERSERWKSFLELQAESTELPVDGLSKGQDNSVVEASAKELDSNSEKGVDGDDLSDQKTGSDSPTKSDNDKEELAANDKKAHGIQIWNEIRPSLHAIENLMSIRIKKKKNNLSKHEQDTGTGKPLTSIEEARSPKGASEEDSEDEFYDVERSDPVQDVPSSDSLSASATGAVSDTVDSESLFPWKEELEVLVRGGVPMALRGELWQAFVGVKARRADNYYQDLLASETNAGGDVEKHSSESDSDIKLSTTDPVSVPEKWKGQIEKDLPRTFPGHPALDEDGRNALRRLLTAYARHNPTVGYCQAMNFFAGLLLLLMPEENAFWALMGLLDDYFDGYYSEEMIESQVDQLVFEELVHERFPKLVNHLGYLGVQVAWVTGPWFLTIFMNMLPWESVLRVWDVLLFEGNRVMLFRTALALMELYGPALVTTKDAGDAVTLLQSLAGSTFDSSQLVLTACMGYQNVNETRLQELRNKHRPAVIVAIEERSKGLQALKDSQGLASKLYNFKQDPKSLIIETKKAELLVNSHTNGDLSHSESGSSNADEILISLTGNGELDSVPDLHEQVVWLKVELCKLLEDKRSAELRAEELETALMEMVKQDNRRQLSARVEQLEQEVAELRRALSDKQEQESVMLQVLMRVEQEQKLTEDARRFSEQDAEAQRFAAQVLQEKYEEATAALAEMEKRAVMAESMLEATLQYQSGQVKTQSPRSVSLPVQSNQEQLTQEIPARKISLLGRPFGLGWRDRNKGKPANSEEPNDGKPTSEGQSPTAEAEVKETNGVKAEDKE, from the exons ATGAAAATGAAATTCGCCGCCAAAGTCTCGCTCAACCCGCTCGGCGCCTACGAGCACAAGAG GGATGCTTATGGATTTGCTGTGAGGCCTCAGCATGTACAACGATACCGAGAATATGCCAGTATCTACAAG gaagaggaggaggaaagaTCAGAAAGGTGGAAGTCTTTCCTGGAACTACAAGCAGAGTCGACTGAATTGCCAGTAGATGGATTATCTAAGGGACAAGATAACTCAGTTGTCGAAGCCTCAGCGAAAGAACTAGACTCTAATTCAGAAAAGGGTGTTGATGGCGATGATTTAAGTGACCAGAAGACAGGTTCTGATTCTCCAACCAAAAGCGATAATGACAAGGAGGAACTGGCAGCTAACGACAAAAAAGCTCATGGCATCCAAATATGGAATGAGATTAGACCATCCCTTCATGCCATTGAGAATCTGATGAGTATTCgtataaagaagaagaagaacaatttATCAAAGCATGAGCAGGACACAGGAACTGGGAAGCCACTTACTTCTATTGAAGAGGCTAGATCCCCAAAAGGAGCATCTGAGGAGGATTCCGAGGATGAGTTCTATGATGTGGAGAGGTCAGACCCAGTTCAAGATGTCCCTTCGAGTGACAGTCTGAGTGCATCTGCAACTGGTGCTGTTTCTGACACAGTTGATTCAGAATCTTTATTTCCTTGGAAGGAGGAATTGGAGGTTCTTGTTCGTGGGGGAGTGCCAATGGCTCTCAGGGGAGAG CTTTGGCAAGCCTTTGTGGGTGTGAAGGCACGGCGCGCGGATAACTATTACCAGGATCTGCTAGCTTCTGAAACTAATGCTGGTGGTGATGTGGAAAAACATAGCTCGGAATCAGACAGTGATATCAAATTGTCAACAACAGATCCTGTATCTGTACCTGAAAAATGGAAAGGGCAGATTGAGAAG GATCTACCTCGAACATTTCCAGGTCACCCTGCTCTTGATGAAGATGGTAGAAATGCTTTGAGGCGTTTGCTTACCGCATATGCGCGACACAATCCCACTGTTGGGTACTGTCAG GCCATGAATTTTTTTGCTGGCTTATTACTACTTCTCATGCCTGAAGAAAATGCCTTTTG GGCTTTAATGGGGCTCTTAGATGATTATTTTGATGGCTATTACTCCGAGGAAATGATAGAATCTCAG GTGGATCAACTGGTTTTTGAGGAGTTGGTGCATGAGAGATTTCCTAAATTGG TCAACCATCTAGGTTACCTGGGAGTGCAGGTGGCATGGGTTACCGGGCCATGGTTCCTTACCATTTTCATGAACATGCTTCCATGGGAAAGTG TTCTTCGGGTCTGGGACGTTCTTCTTTTTGAGGGGAACCGCGTGATGCTGTTCAGAACAGCACTTGCCTTGATGGAGTTATATG GCCCTGCACTGGTTACTACTAAGGATGCTGGAGATGCAGTCACTCTTCTGCAATCGCTAGCTGGCTCTACATTCGATAGCAGTCAACTGGTATTGACAGCTTGCATGGGTTACCAAAATGTAAATGAAACTAGATTACAAGAGCTGAGAAATAAACATCGGCCAGCTGTAATTGTCGCTATCGAGGAAAGATCGAAGGGACTTCAGGCTTTGAAAGATTCTCAGGGTCTAGCATCTAAGCTATATAATTTTAAGCAAGACCCTAAATCATTGATAATAGAGACAAAGAAAGCAGAGCTGTTGGTCAATTCACATACAAATGGTGATTTATCTCATTCAGAGTCTGGGTCCTCTAATGCAGATGAAATTCTTATTAGCTTGACTGGAAATGGGGAATTAGATTCCGTTCCAGATCTTCACGAACAG GTGGTATGGTTGAAGGTTGAATTATGCAAGCTGCTGGAGGATAAAAGATCTGCTGAACTCAG AGCTGAGGAGCTGGAGACAGCATTGATGGAGATGGTCAAGCAGGATAATCGTCGGCAACTGAGTGCCAGG GTTGAGCAATTAGAGCAAGAGGTTGCTGAGCTTCGCCGAGCCCTTTCTGATAAGCAGGAACAGGAGAGCGTCATGCTCCAG GTCTTAATGCGAGTAGAGCAAGAGCAGAAACTAACAGAAGATGCTCGCAGATTTTCTGAGCAAGATGCAGAAGCACAGAGATTTGCTGCTCAAGTGCTTCAG GAGAAGTATGAGGAGGCCACTGCTGCGCTTGCGGAAATGGAGAAGAGAGCTGTTATGGCAGAATCAATGTTGGAGGCTACTTTGCAATACCAATCTGGTCAAGTGAAAACACAATCTCCACG ATCTGTATCTTTACCAGTACAAAGCAATCAAGAGCAGCTGACACAAGAAATTCCTGCTAGAAAGATTAGTTTGCTAGGTCGACCATTTGGCCTTGGCTGGCGCGACCGGAACAAG GGAAAACCTGCTAACAGTGAGGAGCCAAATGATGGCAAGCCTACCAGTGAAGGACAGAGCCCCACTGCGGAAGCAGAAGTAAAAGAGACGAATGGCGTTAAAGCGGAAGATAAAGAATAG
- the LOC103433364 gene encoding CDP-diacylglycerol--glycerol-3-phosphate 3-phosphatidyltransferase 2-like, with amino-acid sequence MSALVLKMTTAASSIYPKKPYQILFNSISSPSPPSNRKILIAALSQTHKYSGCRITPCAPFLPFPQNLSPGFPNCFSASSSSRNRSDASGVSSEDRGESFVGSGSESGPGGGLMADMGSANHKGADWYDSPLYPNQDELLSPLQHQQQKQQQPQSQSSSKFLTLPTILTLGRVASVPVLISTFYVDSWWGTTATTSIFIAAAITDWLDGYIARKMRSGSAFGAFLDPVADKLMVAATLVLLCSRPLDVAMFGQVPWLFVVPSIAIIGREITMSAVREWAASQNAKLLEAVAVNNLGKWKTATQMIALTILLATRDNSLGRPEVLVASGVVLLYVSAGLAVWSLVVYMSKIWKVLLR; translated from the exons ATGTCAGCCCTGGTGCTCAAAATGACCACAGCAGCCTCCTCTATATACCCCAAAAAGCCCTACCAAATCCTCTTCAATTCCATCTCCTCTCCCTCCCCTCCCTCAAATCGTAAAATCCTCATTGCAGCATTATCGCAAACACATAAATACTCCGGCTGCAGGATAACCCCCTGCGCACCATTCCTCCCTTTTCCCCAAAACCTGTCCCCCGGATTCCCTAATTGCTTCTCCGCCTCCTCTTCCTCTCGCAACCGCAGTGACGCTAGTGGGGTTTCCTCCGAAGATCGCGGAGAGTCATTTGTTGGGTCCGGCTCTGAGTCCGGCCCCGGTGGTGGTCTTATGGCCGATATGGGTTCGGCGAATCATAAAGGCGCCGATTGGTACGACAGCCCATTGTACCCGAACCAAGACGAATTGCTTTCTCCTCTGcaacatcaacaacaaaaacaacagcAGCCGCAATCCCAATCCTCCTCCAAATTCCTCACCTTGCCCACCATTCTAACCCTCGGCCGCGTCGCCTCCGTGCCCGTTCTCATTAGCA CTTTCTATGTCGATAGTTGGTGGGGAACAACTGCCACAACTAGTATTTTCATTGCTGCAGCAATTACTGATTGGCTCGATGGGTATATTGCTCGGAAG ATGAGATCAGGATCTGCTTTTGGCGCATTTTTGGATCCGGTAGCTGATAAG CTCATGGTTGCAGCGACACTGGTTTTATTGTGTTCTAGGCCTTTGGATGTTGCTATGTTTGGGCAAGTTCCATGGCTATTTGTTGTTCCTTCAATTGCCATAATTGGTAGAGAG ATAACCATGTCTGCAGTTAGAGAATGGGCTGCTTCTCAGAACGCTAAACTTTTAGAG GCTGTAGCTGTAAATAACTTGGGAAAGTGGAAAACAGCCACACAAATGATAGCACTAACTATCCTCTTGGCAACCCGAGACAACAG CCTTGGAAGACCAGAGGTTCTAGTAGCTTCTGGTGTTGTTTTGCTTTATGTTTCAGCAGGCCTTGCTGTGTGGTCATTGGTTGTGTACATGAGCAAGATATGGAAGGTACTGCTGAGGTAG
- the LOC103433281 gene encoding protein IN2-1 homolog B-like, translated as MAALKVSLRGTAAPTCSPSPSLKSWPHISDSLSKTSAIARFPNAAVLSPPKLHLQASPGKKTRASVSATMATGGQEVLPPALTSTSDPPPIFDGNTRLYISYQCPYAQRAWIARNCKGLEEKIQLVPIDLQDRPAWYKEKVYPANKVPSLEHNNEVKGESLDLIRYIDSHFEGPSLFPDDQAKKEFAEELLSYTDTFNKSVFSSIKEDEIDAAGAAFDYIETALSKFEDGPFFLGKFSLVDIAYAPFLERFQPLLLDVKKYDITAGRPKLAAWIEEMDKNVAYKQTRRDPKELVESYKRRFLAQK; from the exons ATGGCGGCTCTGAAAGTGAGTTTGAGAGGCACTGCAGCTCCTACTTGTTCACCATCACCATCTCTGAAATCTTGGCCGCACATCTCAGATTCTCTCTCCAAGACATCAGCGATAGCCAGATTTCCAAACGCCGCCGTATTGTCTCCTCCCAAGCTTCATCTTCAAGCTTCCCCTGGAAAGAAAACCAGAGCTTCAGTCTCTGCAACTATGGCGACTGG CGGGCAAGAGGTTCTTCCACCAGCTCTTACTTCTACATCGGACCCACCTCCAATCTTCGATGGAAATACAAG GTTGTATATATCTTACCAGTGCCCGTATGCGCAGCGTGCGTGGATTGCCCGGAATTGTAAG GGATTGGAGGAAAAGATACAGTTGGTTCCTATTGATCTGCAAGACAGGCCTGCTTGGTACAAGGAGAAAGTCTACCCTGCTAACAAG GTGCCTTCACTCGAACACAATAACGAAGTGAAAGGAGAGAGTCTTGATTTGATTAGATACATTGACAGTCACTTTGAAGGGCCTTCACTGTTCCCTGAT GATCAAGCGAAGAAAGAGTTTGCAGAAGAGTTGCTGTCCTACACAGACACCTTCAATAAATCTGTGTTTTCGTCAATTAAAGAAGATGAAATTGATGCAGCTG GTGCTGCATTTGACTATATCGAAACTGCTCTTTCCAAATTTGAAGATGGACCTTTCTTTCTTGGCAAGTTCAGTCTG GTGGATATAGCTTATGCTCCGTTCCTTGAAAGATTTCAGCCTCTCTTGTTGGACGTGAAGAAGTATGACATCACTGCAGGCAGACCTAAACTGGCAGCATGGATCGAG GAGATGGACAAAAATGTAGCTTACAAACAGACTCGGCGTGATCCCAAAGAGCTTGTCGAAAGTTACAAGAGACGGTTTTTG GCTCAGAAATGA
- the LOC103433263 gene encoding probable protein phosphatase 2C 38 isoform X1 codes for MVSTTFLKLVSPCWKPSFEGENSNRGDVSGRIDGLLWYKDSGHHVNGDFSMAVIQANNLLEDHSQLESGPLSSLESGPHGTFVGIYDGHGGPETARFLNENLFNNIKTFRGAEFTSENQGMSADVITKAFLATEEEFLSLVKKQWAIKPLLASVGACCLVGIVCSGLLYIANAGDSRVVLGRLEKTIKQVKAVQLSIEHNASHESVREELHSLHPDDPQIVMLKHKVWRVKGLIQVSRSIGDAYLKRQEFNKEPLLAKFRLSQPFNKPILKAEPTILVQKLYPEDQFLIFASDGLWEQLSNQDAVDIVQSYPRNGIARKLVKAALHEAAKKREMRYSDLKKIDRGVRRHFHDDITVVVLFLDSHLVSHSYGHGPLLSVKAGGGVPATST; via the exons ATGGTATCAACTACTTTTCTGAAGCTTGTGTCACCTTGCTGGAAACCGTCTTTCGAGggtgaaaattctaatagggGGGACGTGAGTGGTCGAATTGATGGTTTGTTGTGGTATAAAGACTCAGGGCATCATGTTAATGGAGATTTCTCGATGGCAGTAATTCAAGCAAACAATTTGTTGGAAGACCATAGCCAACTGGAATCGGGGCCATTGAGCTCCCTCGAATCAGGTCCTCATGGAACATTTGTTGGAATTTATGATGGACACGGAGGTCCAGAAACAGCCCGGTTTTTAAATGAAAACCTGTTCAACAATATCAAGA CTTTCCGTGGTGCAGAGTTCACGTCAGAGAATCAGGGAATGTCAGCTGATGTTATCACCAAGGCATTTTTGGCGACCGAAGAGGAGTTCCTCTCTCTAGTAAAGAAGCAGTGGGCAATCAAGCCACTACTTGCTTCTGTTGGTGCATGTTGTTTAGTAGGCATAGTATGTAGTGGGCTGCTATACATAGCAAATGCGGGGGATTCTCGTGTTGTGCTAGGAAGACTGGAAAAGACCATTAAACAGGTAAAAGCAGTTCAGTTATCAATCGAGCACAATGCAAGTCATGAATCTGTGAGAGAGGAGTTGCACTCGTTGCATCCTGATGATCCACAGATTGTGATGTTAAAGCACAAGGTGTGGCGCGTGAAGGGTTTGATACAG GTTTCAAGATCCATCGGCGATGCCTACCTGAAGAGGCAAGAGTTTAACAAAGAACCTCTATTGGCAAAGTTCAGATTATCACAACCCTTCAACAAGCCGATCCTTAAAGCTGAGCCAACAATCCTAGTCCAAAAACTCTACCCGGAAGATCAGTTTCTCATATTTGCATCAGACGGCCTATGGGAGCAGTTAAGCAATCAGGACGCAGTTGACATTGTCCAGAGCTATCCGCGTAAT GGTATTGCAAGGAAACTTGTGAAAGCCGCGCTTCATGAAGCAGcaaagaagagagaaatgagatATTCGGACTTAAAAAAGATAGACCGAGGGGTGAGGAGACATTTTCACGACGACATCACAGTGGTAGTTCTGTTCCTAGATTCGCATCTGGTCAGTCATAGCTACGGGCACGGGCCTCTGCTTTCGGTTAAGGCAGGTGGTGGTGTCCCTGCCACCAGCACCTAG
- the LOC103433263 gene encoding probable protein phosphatase 2C 38 isoform X2, whose amino-acid sequence MVSTTFLKLVSPCWKPSFEGENSNRGDVSGRIDGLLWYKDSGHHVNGDFSMAVIQANNLLEDHSQLESGPLSSLESGPHGTFVGIYDGHGGPETARFLNENLFNNIKKFTSENQGMSADVITKAFLATEEEFLSLVKKQWAIKPLLASVGACCLVGIVCSGLLYIANAGDSRVVLGRLEKTIKQVKAVQLSIEHNASHESVREELHSLHPDDPQIVMLKHKVWRVKGLIQVSRSIGDAYLKRQEFNKEPLLAKFRLSQPFNKPILKAEPTILVQKLYPEDQFLIFASDGLWEQLSNQDAVDIVQSYPRNGIARKLVKAALHEAAKKREMRYSDLKKIDRGVRRHFHDDITVVVLFLDSHLVSHSYGHGPLLSVKAGGGVPATST is encoded by the exons ATGGTATCAACTACTTTTCTGAAGCTTGTGTCACCTTGCTGGAAACCGTCTTTCGAGggtgaaaattctaatagggGGGACGTGAGTGGTCGAATTGATGGTTTGTTGTGGTATAAAGACTCAGGGCATCATGTTAATGGAGATTTCTCGATGGCAGTAATTCAAGCAAACAATTTGTTGGAAGACCATAGCCAACTGGAATCGGGGCCATTGAGCTCCCTCGAATCAGGTCCTCATGGAACATTTGTTGGAATTTATGATGGACACGGAGGTCCAGAAACAGCCCGGTTTTTAAATGAAAACCTGTTCAACAATATCAAGA AGTTCACGTCAGAGAATCAGGGAATGTCAGCTGATGTTATCACCAAGGCATTTTTGGCGACCGAAGAGGAGTTCCTCTCTCTAGTAAAGAAGCAGTGGGCAATCAAGCCACTACTTGCTTCTGTTGGTGCATGTTGTTTAGTAGGCATAGTATGTAGTGGGCTGCTATACATAGCAAATGCGGGGGATTCTCGTGTTGTGCTAGGAAGACTGGAAAAGACCATTAAACAGGTAAAAGCAGTTCAGTTATCAATCGAGCACAATGCAAGTCATGAATCTGTGAGAGAGGAGTTGCACTCGTTGCATCCTGATGATCCACAGATTGTGATGTTAAAGCACAAGGTGTGGCGCGTGAAGGGTTTGATACAG GTTTCAAGATCCATCGGCGATGCCTACCTGAAGAGGCAAGAGTTTAACAAAGAACCTCTATTGGCAAAGTTCAGATTATCACAACCCTTCAACAAGCCGATCCTTAAAGCTGAGCCAACAATCCTAGTCCAAAAACTCTACCCGGAAGATCAGTTTCTCATATTTGCATCAGACGGCCTATGGGAGCAGTTAAGCAATCAGGACGCAGTTGACATTGTCCAGAGCTATCCGCGTAAT GGTATTGCAAGGAAACTTGTGAAAGCCGCGCTTCATGAAGCAGcaaagaagagagaaatgagatATTCGGACTTAAAAAAGATAGACCGAGGGGTGAGGAGACATTTTCACGACGACATCACAGTGGTAGTTCTGTTCCTAGATTCGCATCTGGTCAGTCATAGCTACGGGCACGGGCCTCTGCTTTCGGTTAAGGCAGGTGGTGGTGTCCCTGCCACCAGCACCTAG
- the LOC103433263 gene encoding probable protein phosphatase 2C 38 isoform X3, protein MVSTTFLKLVSPCWKPSFEGENSNRGDVSGRIDGLLWYKDSGHHVNGDFSMAVIQANNLLEDHSQLESGPLSSLESGPHGTFVGIYDGHGGPETARFLNENLFNNIKTFRGAEFTSENQGMSADVITKAFLATEEEFLSLVKKQWAIKPLLASVGACCLVGIVCSGLLYIANAGDSRVVLGRLEKTIKQVKAVQLSIEHNASHESVREELHSLHPDDPQIVMLKHKVWRVKGLIQVSRSIGDAYLKRQEFNKEPLLAKFRLSQPFNKPILKAEPTILVQKLYPEDQFLIFASDGLWEQLSNQDAVDIVQSYPRNVRFLCQVLAFFCIYSTIFWLSGDQSYFARYCKETCESRAS, encoded by the exons ATGGTATCAACTACTTTTCTGAAGCTTGTGTCACCTTGCTGGAAACCGTCTTTCGAGggtgaaaattctaatagggGGGACGTGAGTGGTCGAATTGATGGTTTGTTGTGGTATAAAGACTCAGGGCATCATGTTAATGGAGATTTCTCGATGGCAGTAATTCAAGCAAACAATTTGTTGGAAGACCATAGCCAACTGGAATCGGGGCCATTGAGCTCCCTCGAATCAGGTCCTCATGGAACATTTGTTGGAATTTATGATGGACACGGAGGTCCAGAAACAGCCCGGTTTTTAAATGAAAACCTGTTCAACAATATCAAGA CTTTCCGTGGTGCAGAGTTCACGTCAGAGAATCAGGGAATGTCAGCTGATGTTATCACCAAGGCATTTTTGGCGACCGAAGAGGAGTTCCTCTCTCTAGTAAAGAAGCAGTGGGCAATCAAGCCACTACTTGCTTCTGTTGGTGCATGTTGTTTAGTAGGCATAGTATGTAGTGGGCTGCTATACATAGCAAATGCGGGGGATTCTCGTGTTGTGCTAGGAAGACTGGAAAAGACCATTAAACAGGTAAAAGCAGTTCAGTTATCAATCGAGCACAATGCAAGTCATGAATCTGTGAGAGAGGAGTTGCACTCGTTGCATCCTGATGATCCACAGATTGTGATGTTAAAGCACAAGGTGTGGCGCGTGAAGGGTTTGATACAG GTTTCAAGATCCATCGGCGATGCCTACCTGAAGAGGCAAGAGTTTAACAAAGAACCTCTATTGGCAAAGTTCAGATTATCACAACCCTTCAACAAGCCGATCCTTAAAGCTGAGCCAACAATCCTAGTCCAAAAACTCTACCCGGAAGATCAGTTTCTCATATTTGCATCAGACGGCCTATGGGAGCAGTTAAGCAATCAGGACGCAGTTGACATTGTCCAGAGCTATCCGCGTAATGTACGGTTCCTATGTCAAGTTTTGGCTTTCTTTTGTATTTACTCAACTATCTTCTGGCTCTCGGGCGATCAGTCTTATTTTGCCC GGTATTGCAAGGAAACTTGTGAAAGCCGCGCTTCATGA